A genomic region of Apus apus isolate bApuApu2 chromosome 24, bApuApu2.pri.cur, whole genome shotgun sequence contains the following coding sequences:
- the GP1BA gene encoding platelet glycoprotein Ib alpha chain, with the protein MQVPALLLLILLALLSTASAAHPGQPCPSEMNKIKDLLEVNCTGQDLSAVPPGLPADTGILLLSANRLASLSTAAFLPLAQLQDLDLSYNGLVALHTGPLLPSLKELLLSHNALGTLPALQGLPELTRLALAHNNLAELAPGAFRAVPRLQDLDLQGNQLRTLPEEAFAGLRALKDLDLSDNLLEELPRELLQDLQKLETLWLSGNRLQTLPTNFFPEGHLFAYVFLTENLWHCDCDLRYLRTWIQQNEGSVYQPERGLEMSKVEVAPEKVLCYSPPEHWQKPIIHFKPNCGNVGDTDEDEEYDYDFREEKMEKTPITTFLPSHPSLPKEHTTVPHTQPPLATTRPPLSTPCSSTLVPSTLLATPASTRAPSTTTPAPASPTITASQPPATTTSLTAAPASIPHRSTTLISTTSLPTTMSTRSPSTSSSPQTTLTTNTTSTYANLVVSTGAFSPTSTAVSSTGMPEASSSARSSDPSLTSPTSMVSTAMLSTPAPTPPAPLETTQPAPLALCPCSTPELAIPVLRSRAGGEAPQWGQWVLRHCCLLHWVLYLAALIFLVLSVLALAGWLVWICLVGWPSWRKSLEGQEMQHPLLRWRKSTGSPAMHLSSFQSPVQRPMFCTIKEVELCPEVTYCTIKDLGIQRSPPASSSFCTTKELWIHHKHLNTSFKSFSRNLMVTDLGSLRAPSVYSLDRGVKAIGDVRVKYAGNTL; encoded by the coding sequence ATGCaggtccctgccctgctcctgctcatcctcctggctctgctgtccACGGCCAGTGCTGCCCACCCTGGTCAGCCCTGCCCCTCGGAGATGAACAAGATCAAGGACCTGCTGGAGGTGAACTGCACGGGACAGGATCTCAGCGCGGTGCCCCCGGGGCTGCCTGCAGACACGGGCATCCTGCTGCTCAGTGCCAACCGCCTGGCCTCCCTCTCCACCGCTGCCTTCCTGCCCCTcgcccagctgcaggacctcgACCTGTCCTACAACGGGCTGGTGGCTCTGCACACCGggcccctgctgccctccctgaaggagctgctgctctcccacaACGCGCTGGGGACCCTGCCCgccctgcagggcctgcctgAGCTCACCCGCCTGGCCCTGGCCCACAACAACCTGGCAGAGCTGGCCCCGGGGGCTTTCCGTGCCGTGCCGCGGCTGCAGGACCTGGACCTGCAAGGGAACCAGCTGCGGACGCTGCCCGAGGAGGCCTTTGCGGGGCTGAGGGCACTCAAGGACTTGGACCTCTCAGACAACCTCCTGGAGgagctccccagggagctgctgcaggatctGCAAAAGCTGGAGACCCTCTGGCTCTCAGGGAACCGCCTGCAGACCCTGCCCACCAACTTCTTCCCCGAAGGGCACCTCTTTGCCTATGTCTTCCTCACCGAGAACCTCTGGCACTGCGACTGCGACCTGCGCTACCTGAGGACCTGGATCCAGCAGAACGAGGGCAGTGTCTATCAGCCAGAGCGGGGCCTGGAGATGTCAAAGGTGGAGGTTGCCCCGGAGAAGGTGCTGTGCTACAGCCCCCCCGAGCATTGGCAGAAGCCCATCATCCACTTCAAGCCCAATTGCGGCAACGTGGGGGACACAGATGAGGACGAAGAATATGATTATGattttagggaagaaaagatggagaaaaCTCCCATAACCACCTTCCTCCCCTCACATCCATCCCTCCCCAAAGAGCACACTACCGTGCCCCATACCCAGCCTCCCCTTGCTACCACAAGACCTCCTCTCAGCACCCCTTGTAGCTCCACCCTTGTCCCAAGCACTTTGCTTGCAACACCGGCAAGcaccagagctcccagcactaccactcctgctccagccagTCCCACCATCACAGCTTCACAGCccccagccaccaccaccagtctcactgctgctcctgccagcatcCCACACAGATCCACCACCCTTATTTCCACCACCTCACTGCCAACCACTATGAGTACCAGatctcccagcaccagcagctctccccaGACCACCCTTACCACCAACACTACCAGCACCTATGCCAATCTCGTGGTGTCCACTGGTGCATTTTCCCCCACTTCCACAGCAGTATCTTCTACTGGCATGCCAGAGGCCTCTTCCAGTGCCAGGTCTTCAGATCCTTCTCTGACATCGCCCACTTCAATGGTCTCCACCGCCATGCTTTCCACTCCTGCCCCAACACCACCAGCTCCCCTGGAGACCACCCAACCTGCACCTCTGGCCCTCTGCCCGTGTTCTACCCCAGAACTGGCCATACCTGTGCTGCGCTCACGGGCAGGTGGGGAGGCTCCACAGTGGGGACAGTGGGTGCTGAGACATTGCTGCCTGTTGCACTGGGTGCTCTACCTGGCTGCCTTGATTTTCCTGGTCCTGTCTGTGCTGGCTCTAGCAGGCTGGCTGGTGTGGATATGTCTGGTGGGATGGCCCTCCTGGCGCAAGTCCCTGGAGGGCCAAGAGATGCAGCATCCTCTGCTGAGGTGGAGGAAGTCGACAGGAAGCCCTGCCATGCATCTCAGCAGCTTCCAAAGCCCTGTCCAGCGCCCCATGTTCTGTACCATCAAGGAAGTAGAGCTGTGCCCTGAGGTCACGTATTGCACGATTAAAGACCTGGGAATACAGCGTAGTCCTCCTGCAAGTTCCTCCTTCTGCACAACAAAGGAGCTGTGGATCCACCACAAGCATCTGAACACTTCGTTCAAGTCTTTCTCCAGGAACCTGATGGTCACTGACCTCGGCTCCCTGAGGGCCCCTTCTGTGTACAGCCTGGACAGGGGTGTCAAGGCCATTGGTGATGTCAGAGTGAAATATGCTGGCAACACCTTATAA
- the LOC127394123 gene encoding butyrophilin subfamily 1 member A1-like isoform X1 — MRGCAAVKRMLPSSHLHCSLPAFLIYGLIFHVCELQQAPLNVTGPPGSITVAVGKDVVLPCHFSPGQSGDLEVTWFREHFSPFVHRYKGGQDQYGEQMLQFQGRTELLRGGLARGSVDLKIFRVQLSDRGNYTCFIHRDSDYDEAVVELKVTASGSAPVLALQHYQDGGIRVSCRSAGWFPQPQLLWQDPQGQHLPSLSESVTQDQSGLFTAESSIILAKGVRQELSCSVRHALSSQGQGSALHILDPFFLNAHPWITALGTVLVAVVALLIVTVYLLKIKGKQEKKIAMQEAALRDRDVEIEKQVGELAWRRYAVPIEEVKVVLDPDTAHCDLVLSVDCKSVKRKDTRQDVPDIPQRFNPWRCVLGCQGFTSGRHCWEVEALDGGGWTVGVSREDVKRKGEIEFKPEEGIWAVGQWAGQFQALTAPNRTLLPEIQTPKRIRVSLDYEEGRVAFFSVDEEIPIFTFPLASFEGVRVYPWVWLGPGTWLKMWP; from the exons atgAGGG GTTGTGCAGCAGTGAAGAGGATGCTCCCCAGTTCCCACCTCCACTGCTCTCTGCCAGCTTTTCTCATTTATGGTCTCATATTCCACGTTTGTGAACTGCAGCAAG CTCCACTCAACGTGACAGGACCCCCTGGCTCCATCACCGTGGCCGTGGGCAAGGATGTGGTGTTGCCCTGCCACTTCTCCCCGGGGCAGAGCGGGGACCTGGAGGTGACGTGGTTTCGGGAGCACTTCTCGCCCTTTGTGCATCGCTACAAGGGGGGCCAGGACCAGTACGGGGAGCAGATGCTGCAGTTCCAGGGCCGCACGGAGCTGCTGCGGGGCGGCCTTGCCAGGGGCAGCGTCGACTTGAAAATTTTCCGTGTCCAGCTGTCTGACAGAGGGAATTACACCTGCTTTATTCACCGTGACTCAGATTACGACGAGGCTGTGGTGGAGCTGAAGgtgacag CCAGTGGCTCTGCCCCTGTCCTGGCCCTGCAGCATTACCAGGATGGGGGGATCCGGGTGTCCTGCCGCTCGGCCGGCTGGTTcccgcagccccagctgctgtggcaggaTCCCCAGGGCCAGCACCTCCCGTCCCTCTCGGAAAGTGTCACCCAGGACCAGAGCGGCCTcttcacagcagaaagcagcatcaTCCTTGCCAAGGGTGTGAGGCAGGAGCTCTCCTGCTCGGTCCGACATGCCCTGAGCAGCCAAGGACAGGGATCAGCTCTTCACATCTTAG atccCTTTTTCCTGAACGCCCATCCTTGGATAACTGCCCTGGGCACTGTCCTGGTTGCTGTGGTTGCTCTTCTTATTGTCACTGTTTATCTCCTGAAAATTAAAG gaaagcaggagaaaaaaatag cgATGCAGGAGGCAGCGCTAC GGGATCGTGATGTAGAAATTG aaaagcaagttgGAGAACTTG cttggaGAAGATACGCAGTGCCTATAGAAGAAG TGAAGGTGGTCCTGGATCCAGACACAGCCCACTGTGACCTGGTCCTGTCTGTTGACTGCAAAAGCGTGAAGCGCAAAGACACGCGGCAGGACGTCCCCGACATCCCCCAGCGCTTCAACCCCTGGCGCTGCGTCCTGGGCTGCCAGGGCTTCACCTCGGGGAGGCACTGCTGGGAGGTGGAGGCTCTGGACGGAGGAGGATGGACCGTGGGGGTCTCCAGAGAAGATGtgaagaggaagggagaaattGAGTTTAAACCAGAGGAGGGCATCTGGGCAGTGGGGCAGTGGGCAGGGCAATTCCAAGCTCTCACGGCCCCGAATCGCACTCTTCTCCCTGAAATCCAGACTCCCAAGCGGATCCGGGTCTCTCTGGATTATGAAGAGGGTCGGGTGgcatttttcagtgttgatGAGGAGATTCCCATCTTCACGTTTCCACTCGCGTCATTTGAAGGAGTAAGAGTCTACCCCTGGGTCTGGCTGGGTCCTGGGACATGGCTCAAAATGTGGCCCTGA
- the LOC127394123 gene encoding butyrophilin subfamily 1 member A1-like isoform X2 yields the protein MLPSSHLHCSLPAFLIYGLIFHVCELQQAPLNVTGPPGSITVAVGKDVVLPCHFSPGQSGDLEVTWFREHFSPFVHRYKGGQDQYGEQMLQFQGRTELLRGGLARGSVDLKIFRVQLSDRGNYTCFIHRDSDYDEAVVELKVTASGSAPVLALQHYQDGGIRVSCRSAGWFPQPQLLWQDPQGQHLPSLSESVTQDQSGLFTAESSIILAKGVRQELSCSVRHALSSQGQGSALHILDPFFLNAHPWITALGTVLVAVVALLIVTVYLLKIKGKQEKKIAMQEAALRDRDVEIEKQVGELAWRRYAVPIEEVKVVLDPDTAHCDLVLSVDCKSVKRKDTRQDVPDIPQRFNPWRCVLGCQGFTSGRHCWEVEALDGGGWTVGVSREDVKRKGEIEFKPEEGIWAVGQWAGQFQALTAPNRTLLPEIQTPKRIRVSLDYEEGRVAFFSVDEEIPIFTFPLASFEGVRVYPWVWLGPGTWLKMWP from the exons ATGCTCCCCAGTTCCCACCTCCACTGCTCTCTGCCAGCTTTTCTCATTTATGGTCTCATATTCCACGTTTGTGAACTGCAGCAAG CTCCACTCAACGTGACAGGACCCCCTGGCTCCATCACCGTGGCCGTGGGCAAGGATGTGGTGTTGCCCTGCCACTTCTCCCCGGGGCAGAGCGGGGACCTGGAGGTGACGTGGTTTCGGGAGCACTTCTCGCCCTTTGTGCATCGCTACAAGGGGGGCCAGGACCAGTACGGGGAGCAGATGCTGCAGTTCCAGGGCCGCACGGAGCTGCTGCGGGGCGGCCTTGCCAGGGGCAGCGTCGACTTGAAAATTTTCCGTGTCCAGCTGTCTGACAGAGGGAATTACACCTGCTTTATTCACCGTGACTCAGATTACGACGAGGCTGTGGTGGAGCTGAAGgtgacag CCAGTGGCTCTGCCCCTGTCCTGGCCCTGCAGCATTACCAGGATGGGGGGATCCGGGTGTCCTGCCGCTCGGCCGGCTGGTTcccgcagccccagctgctgtggcaggaTCCCCAGGGCCAGCACCTCCCGTCCCTCTCGGAAAGTGTCACCCAGGACCAGAGCGGCCTcttcacagcagaaagcagcatcaTCCTTGCCAAGGGTGTGAGGCAGGAGCTCTCCTGCTCGGTCCGACATGCCCTGAGCAGCCAAGGACAGGGATCAGCTCTTCACATCTTAG atccCTTTTTCCTGAACGCCCATCCTTGGATAACTGCCCTGGGCACTGTCCTGGTTGCTGTGGTTGCTCTTCTTATTGTCACTGTTTATCTCCTGAAAATTAAAG gaaagcaggagaaaaaaatag cgATGCAGGAGGCAGCGCTAC GGGATCGTGATGTAGAAATTG aaaagcaagttgGAGAACTTG cttggaGAAGATACGCAGTGCCTATAGAAGAAG TGAAGGTGGTCCTGGATCCAGACACAGCCCACTGTGACCTGGTCCTGTCTGTTGACTGCAAAAGCGTGAAGCGCAAAGACACGCGGCAGGACGTCCCCGACATCCCCCAGCGCTTCAACCCCTGGCGCTGCGTCCTGGGCTGCCAGGGCTTCACCTCGGGGAGGCACTGCTGGGAGGTGGAGGCTCTGGACGGAGGAGGATGGACCGTGGGGGTCTCCAGAGAAGATGtgaagaggaagggagaaattGAGTTTAAACCAGAGGAGGGCATCTGGGCAGTGGGGCAGTGGGCAGGGCAATTCCAAGCTCTCACGGCCCCGAATCGCACTCTTCTCCCTGAAATCCAGACTCCCAAGCGGATCCGGGTCTCTCTGGATTATGAAGAGGGTCGGGTGgcatttttcagtgttgatGAGGAGATTCCCATCTTCACGTTTCCACTCGCGTCATTTGAAGGAGTAAGAGTCTACCCCTGGGTCTGGCTGGGTCCTGGGACATGGCTCAAAATGTGGCCCTGA
- the LOC127394129 gene encoding uncharacterized protein LOC127394129 isoform X1: MESSLKTFRPTQNLFWLADMMVSKMERDEMETLANEAEQRHGRANLTLDPDTANPFLILAGDQRGVRRGGGRTGRSWRWMSPKSLLHSLHPTDGTAETTGSTEIQCMEELVSRWPQCRKVA; this comes from the exons ATGGAGAGCAGCCTGAAGACCTTCAGACCCACCCAAAACCTTTTCTGGCTTGCAG ACATGATGGTATCCAAGATGGAGAGAGACGAGATGGAGACTCTGGCCAAtgaggcagagcagagacatGGAAGGG ccaACCTGACCCTGGACCCAGACACTGCCAACCCCTTCCTGATCCTGGCTGGTGACCAGAGGGGCGTGCGACGGGGGG GTGGGAGGACTGGCAGATCTTGGAGATGGATGTCACCAAAGAGTCTCCTCCATTCCCTCCACCCCACAGATGGGACTGCAGAGACCACAGGGAGCACAGAGATTCAGTGCATGGAGGAGCTTGTTTCCAGGTGGCCTCAGTGCAGGAAAGTGGCATGA
- the LOC127394129 gene encoding E3 ubiquitin-protein ligase TRIM11-like isoform X2, producing MESSLKTFRPTQNLFWLADMMVSKMERDEMETLANEAEQRHGRANLTLDPDTANPFLILAGDQRGVRRGGEWALLPNNPERFDVEPCVLGLQGFTTGSHCWEVEFSLVCSSSTFPTAEH from the exons ATGGAGAGCAGCCTGAAGACCTTCAGACCCACCCAAAACCTTTTCTGGCTTGCAG ACATGATGGTATCCAAGATGGAGAGAGACGAGATGGAGACTCTGGCCAAtgaggcagagcagagacatGGAAGGG ccaACCTGACCCTGGACCCAGACACTGCCAACCCCTTCCTGATCCTGGCTGGTGACCAGAGGGGCGTGCGACGGGGGGGTGAGTGGGCTTTGCTGCCCAACAACCCCGAGCGGTTCGACGTGGAGCCCTGCGTGCTGGGCCTCCAGGGCTTCACCACAGGGAGCCACTGCTGGGAGGTGGAG TTCTCACTGGTGTGTTCATCAAGCACATTTCCTACAGCAGAGCACTAG
- the LOC127394129 gene encoding uncharacterized protein LOC127394129 isoform X3, whose protein sequence is MESSLKTFRPTQNLFWLADMMVSKMERDEMETLANEAEQRHGRANLTLDPDTANPFLILAGDQRGVRRGDGTAETTGSTEIQCMEELVSRWPQCRKVA, encoded by the exons ATGGAGAGCAGCCTGAAGACCTTCAGACCCACCCAAAACCTTTTCTGGCTTGCAG ACATGATGGTATCCAAGATGGAGAGAGACGAGATGGAGACTCTGGCCAAtgaggcagagcagagacatGGAAGGG ccaACCTGACCCTGGACCCAGACACTGCCAACCCCTTCCTGATCCTGGCTGGTGACCAGAGGGGCGTGCGACGGGGGG ATGGGACTGCAGAGACCACAGGGAGCACAGAGATTCAGTGCATGGAGGAGCTTGTTTCCAGGTGGCCTCAGTGCAGGAAAGTGGCATGA
- the LOC127394129 gene encoding uncharacterized protein LOC127394129 isoform X4: MESSLKTFRPTQNLFWLADMMVSKMERDEMETLANEAEQRHGRANLTLDPDTANPFLILAGDQRGVRRGVLTGVFIKHISYSRALEPRKQARN, translated from the exons ATGGAGAGCAGCCTGAAGACCTTCAGACCCACCCAAAACCTTTTCTGGCTTGCAG ACATGATGGTATCCAAGATGGAGAGAGACGAGATGGAGACTCTGGCCAAtgaggcagagcagagacatGGAAGGG ccaACCTGACCCTGGACCCAGACACTGCCAACCCCTTCCTGATCCTGGCTGGTGACCAGAGGGGCGTGCGACGGGGGG TTCTCACTGGTGTGTTCATCAAGCACATTTCCTACAGCAGAGCACTAGAGCCAAGGAAGCAAGCAAGAAACTGA
- the LOC127394151 gene encoding RING finger protein 39-like produces the protein MAAVEELREEATCSICLELFRAPVMLGCGHNFCRGCIALCWARAAPSCPQCREPLPGRRLRPNRPLGNIAERLRRGGPARGARGEAPAAPGRGAGLTPPAPGGPGCAGLRSRCCRSPSPRSVARCNQLPPNPLVPLPPVTGTLSLQHSHPQDTESSCGRITMEGFNEKEQIESQLESLRREKGELEEQKKKEQGVCQDCLEKVKLQKQKIVPEFKQLRQYLVEQECLLLAQLGELEKQIETRLKENAAKFSKKIFHLDGLIKEKEHQLLGQESLQDTGDVLSRCESIKLQQKEQLSHEWMKEPNTSSGKVSVARKPQDALTTDTEESVEESQGLYTKVSVTLDPDTAQSRLVVSEDRRCVAQGVPQQSQLDNPKKFDPWPCVLGCEGFDSGKPCWEVEVGYGSAWAVGVALESVKRKGPIDMSPTGGIWAVGQYKEKFQALTSPSPTPVLPSTAPRRVRVCLDHAGGQVLFVDVLSQALIFTFPRAVFAGKRIHPWFWVGKGSQLKLS, from the exons ATGGCGGCCGTCGAGGAGCTCCGGGAGGAGGCGACTTGCTCCATCTGCCTGGAGCTGTTCCGCGCCCCGGTGATGCTGGGCTGCGGGCACAACTTCTGCCGCGGCTGCATCGCGCTGTGCTGGGCGCGGGCCGCCCCGTCCTGCCCGCAGTGCCGGGAGCCCCTGCccggccgccgcctccgcccCAACCGCCCGCTGGGCAACATCGCCGAGCGGCTGCGGCGGGGGGGGCCCGCCCGGGGGGCCCGAGGTGAGGCCCCGGCAGCCCCAGGGCGGGGGGCCGGGCTGACACCCCCTGCCCCCGGGGGGCCGGGCTGTGCCGGGC TGCGGTCCCGTTGCTGCCGTTCCCCTTCCCCACGCTCCGTGGCTCGGTGTAAC cagctgccaccaaaTCCACTGGTGCCACTGCCCCCAGTAACTGGCACTTTGTCCTTGCAGCACTCGCACCCACAGGATACAGAGAGCTCGTGTGGAAGGATAACTATGGAAGGATTTAATGAGAAG GAGCAAATAGAGTCCCAGCTGGAGAGCctcaggagagagaaaggagaactggaagaacagaaaaagaaggagcagGGGGTCTGCCAGGACTGTCTG GAAAAAgtgaagctgcagaagcagaagattGTGCCTGAATTTAAGCAGCTGCGACAGTACCTGGTGGAACAAGAgtgcctgctgctggctcagctgggagagctggagaaaCAGATTGAAACAAGattgaaagaaaatgctgctaaaTTCTCCAAGAAGATTTTTCATCTGGATGGCCTGATCAAGGAAAAGGAGCATCAGCTGTTGGGACAGGAGTCCCTGCAG GACACTGGGGATGTTTTGAGCAG GTGTGAGAGCATAAAACTCCAGcaaaaggagcagctgagccaTGAGTGGATGAAGGAGCCCAACACCAGCTCAGGAAAAGTTTCCGTGGCAAGAAAACCCCAAG ATGCTTTGACAACTGACACAGAGGAGAGCGTGGAGGAATCACAGGGACTGTACACAAAAG TGAGTGTGACTCTGGATCCAGACACAGCTCAGTCCCGGCTCGTTGTGTCTGAAGATCGGAGATGTGTGGCTCAGGGAgtcccacagcagagccagcttgACAACCCAAAGAAATTTGACCCGTGGCCTTGTGTGCTGGGCTGTGAAGGATTTGACTCGGGGAAGCCGTGCTGGGAGGTGGAGGTGGGCTATGGGTCTGCCTGGGCTGTGGGGGTGGCCCTGGAGTCCGTGAAGAGGAAGGGACCAATTGACATGAGTCCCACTGGGGGCATCTGGGCCGTAGGGCAGTACAAGGAGAAGTTCCAGGCTCTGACTTCCCCATCTCCCACCCCTGTCCTCCCCAGCACGGCCCCCCGGAGGGTGCGGGTCTGTCTGGACCATGCAGGGGGGCAGGTGCTGTTTGTGGATGTGCTGAGCCAGGCTCTGATTTTCACTTTCCCAAGAGCTGTGTTTGCGGGGAAGCGAATCCACCCCTGGTTCTGGGTGGGTAAGGGGTCCCAGCTCAAACTGTCCTGA